Within the Hevea brasiliensis isolate MT/VB/25A 57/8 chromosome 2, ASM3005281v1, whole genome shotgun sequence genome, the region GAATCACATCTTGTTATACTAtctcggaaaaaaaaaaaaaattcgccAACTTGCAAAACCCCACCACCCTCTCTCCTATTTATAACGAGCAAGCATGGCAATCTCTTACCAATACCATCCCTTGACTTCAGTCTACTCCCTTGACTGAGGCAGCTCTTCACTCTTTTTTTCTCTTAAACTTTCATTCCCTTTAGCATTTTCTTCTGCTTTAGGCTTACATTCCCCCATCATTTACCTTTAAACTTCATTTCTATACCCAATTCCTCTGAGTCTCTGCTGTAGTCAGCAGATCTTTATTTCTACCAGACTATTATTCATATTTCCACGCCAGGGAAATGGCATATTTCTCATCTTCTTCACATGATTCTAGCTCGTCCTGGACACCGAAGCAAAACAAGCTATTTGAAAAGGCCTTGGCTGTATACGATAAAGATACCCCAGACCGCTGGCAAAATGTGGCCAAGGCTGTAGGTGGCAAATCTCCTGAAGAAGTAAAGAGACACTATGATCGTCTTGTGGAGGATCTAATGTACATAGAATCTGGCCAAGCGCCAGATCCCACCTACAAGAGCACTGGGAGCAATGGCAGAGGAATTGGTGAAGAGCAGAGGTAAAGTATATACTGGTAAATATTTACTCATAACTGCACAATATTACGTGGCTATCCCTCATGCTAACCTCCATGTGTTCTTGCATACTCTGTTCTCTCCTCCCATCATAGATCAGCACAACATTGTTAGATAGATATGCATCTCTTACCATCTGGACATCTACTGTTAAAGCTGAGAGGGAATTACTTACTAGTTACTATTACGATGTCACCCTGCCACGACATAAGTTCTAGGGAAGATAGTTATCCTAGAACTATGCataaaaatttgtaataaaatagGACGTGAAACAAACTAAAATTCATGTCTAAAATCATCCAAAATAATCCACAAATTAAGCGCTTAAGACACGGGAATTTGAATTAAATTCAGTCATGCATGTGGATTGTGGAATGTCCTATTGCCCAAAATAGAAGAACTTGGAAGGCAACAGGGTAAGCTGCTTCTACTCTAAAAGAGCATTTAGTAAGTTTAAACAACTAAAGCAACATGCTGTATTATATGTTGCAATAACGTTAGTGATACTTGTCCACTTTTCCCTATATTATCCCATCCTCCtcccattttcttttctctgTAGATATTCGTCTTGAGATTAGACCAGACACCGACCCTGTTCCCCCATCGAGGAACTTTTCTAAAGATTCAAATCTTATATACAATCTATCCATACCACTCTATCCAACTTACTACGGAAAAAGCCCACATGAAATCTAAGCCTACTCGTTTTAGATCACATGCACATGGTCCTATAATTTGGAGCTgacaataaattattataaatttgccGGTGTTTCTAGTATTGGGAAGAATAATCATGTGACGCAACAtgattttttaatcaaatttatattCCCTGCAACCCTCCAGTAATCCCCTAGAACTGGTCATGACACAGGTTCTTGGATCTACCTGAAACTTTAGGCAGCATTAGCATCTCAAGGGTAAAAAAAATCATGTATCCAATGTGAGTCGACCCATATTCAATATACTGGGTATAGAGTACATAGGCAAAATCTAATATATCAGGAACTAAAGTTAGAAAATTGATCAATTTGACTTGCTCTCTCTTTATTTAATTCCTTATAATTCTAAAAGTGATGAGATTCGATTCTCTTCCCTTTTCCCCCTTTCTTTCAGGGGGAAAAAACCCAGAAAATTAAATTACAATTGCGCATCAAAATTCACAAAAAAATTTGACATTGACACTACACCCTGTGGTTTTGTACTCAATAATGATGTTATTGTCTTATACAGGCTAATGAAGAATCTAAGGATCTAATGAAGCACAAAAATGATATCGTTAAAAAAGAAAAAGCATATGCACAGGTATTAAAAAGAAGTGAATCTACTCTTCCTAGCTTTGGCTTTGACGTTTCTGACTCGGACTTCTGTGTAATTAAATGATCAGTAAAATAATGAACGCAACAAGAACGAAGCGTGTATGTGTGTGATTCTGCTCTTCTTAAGCTTGTGTAATATCTACTGTAGTTGTGTTTATTTCTAATCTTATAAAACATCGTGTGATATCTTCTAATTCGCAATTTTTCTACCATTTTCAAGCAATAAAAACAATCAGATTAATCATATCAGAAAGAAAAGAAATGCTCTGATTAACGTACGACTTGAGCAAACCTTCCATTACACTTAGAATTTTCATCCAGATCTGGAAAATAAGTAAAATATATCGATTGATTCACTTGGTGAGTTCAATTCATGAACTAGAATCAAATAGTAATTGAGATTTGAACATACTGACCTTTGCGAAGCCAGGCCTCTGGTTTTCAATAGCCAAAGCAGTGCACTGTTATACCTGAGAGATCTGAGAGAGATGTAACGACTAACGAGTTGCTTAGAGAACAGTAATCTGACCTTCGTTTTCTACTTTTCCTGAACAGAGTAATCTGAACTGAAGTTGAAGCAGTCGAATGGacgtataaaaataaaatgaacaaAACGGAGCGTTTTTATGTGAGTGAGACCTAAAAGGCGGGAAATCGAAACTcttcaatatatatatttttttattacaagatGTTTGCCTGCATGctagttgaattttatttttaataaatttatttgtgaataaaatttattttcactTTTTGTCTAATTTAGTTATATGTTtcattttagaaattaaatttcttaattttttgacttaaataaaaaaaataagaaatttagtcttaaaaataagaaaataaactttttaatttttttatttaaatcagaaaaattaataaatttagcctctcaaatttaaattttagtttaaattgaatttaaattgaaatttttaagcTAAATTGAATCTCTCCAATAAATATAAGGGTTAAATTGAATATTTTACTAATaaaattcttttcaatttaaaaaatattcaattgatttaataaaaaattttaattttttttataatttaatttgattcaattttatattttaaaaaattcaatatATTCAATTcagttttctttaaaaaattataattaaaaattttttaaattaattgttatTAGATATCATGTTAAAgataaaaatagaaaatataatttaaattatgtttagatGAGTTCAAAATAAGTCCAAGATAAATCTCAAACTAATAAATTGATTCAAATTAATAAATCGAATTGAatccaattttaattttattcggtttgatttgattttttctttaattcagtttaatttaatttaatatatcaaattttaagtttcttcaattttttaattttttaaactgAATCGAGCCCTAATTTTAGGTATTAAAAATTCATTTTACATAAATGAATAATTTTCCAAATGCTTTACTGATATATCGAAGATAAAGGCAAGCAAATTTAATATGTAGgataaattatattttcatttatGTTTTATACTAGCAAAATGCCTATACtatgtattaaaatttttatttttaatttaatttttaattacattttaaataaaataaattattattattaaattaattttaaattaaattttctttttcagttaatttaatttaaataaattaaatagatattttcatttcaaatatctatttaattctttttatatatgtactaacaataatttttatgattatctcatttaaaatatgataaaaatattttattaaaaaaataatacaatttttatattttatcccataatttatgtaaattgatttttattttttataaattacaaaaactgaaaaataatattattttaaaaatatataaatataatattttttgtcattaatataataaaaaattaaattactaataatcactataagaaattaaaaaaatagctacaaaaattaccaactaaatataattaaattttgttgATAATCAGTGATTAC harbors:
- the LOC110638120 gene encoding protein RADIALIS-like 5 isoform X1, which encodes MAYFSSSSHDSSSSWTPKQNKLFEKALAVYDKDTPDRWQNVAKAVGGKSPEEVKRHYDRLVEDLMYIESGQAPDPTYKSTGSNGRGIGEEQRLMKNLRI
- the LOC110638120 gene encoding protein RADIALIS-like 3 isoform X2 is translated as MAYFSSSSHDSSSSWTPKQNKLFEKALAVYDKDTPDRWQNVAKAVGGKSPEEVKRHYDRLVEDLMYIESGQAPDPTYKSTGSNGRGIGEEQR